The DNA window AACCATCTGATTAACCTGCTGTACCATCCCCAGCAATAAAAATGGTGTGTTTAAACCTCTGCAAGTTCATTttgtccatctgtgtgtgtgttggtgtgctgCTGTTAAATCGATCTGATCTTCCTCTTCTCAAAGAACAGGACGTGCTTGTTCACTGCaaagacaaaaagcagaaaGTAGGTGGAAGTCAAGGGTCAGTCCAAATGTGGGTTTTAGAATTTTCCGTTGGGCTGAACAGAAGAGGTGCGACCAAAACTTTCTGAGAACAAGTCCACCAAAATCAAAAACCTTAGCTGATTGAAATTTGATCTCACATTCAAAGTCAGAATCGTGTTCACCTCTGGACAGAAGTCACATTATACTACTGTCTCCCTGTACTTATGCACAGATCTCCTCCAGTGTGTCAAAATAGTGATCTTTCCACTAATGGGGCAAGTGGTGAGAAAACATTATTGATATGACCCAAAAACATGGACCACAGTTCAGATTGTTTGATCTGAATGTTCTCATTAAGGTACGCCAGGTTGCAGGCGTACCTTCCTGGTCTTGCGCCTGAAGTGGAATTCATGGTACCATGTTGATGTCTATTTGTACTTTgtgcagtcaaaaaaaaaaaaaaaaaaaacagcagcatgtaGCCCAATGGTATGTAAGTCTATTTCCACCgatgaaaaaaaacactttttaccatctataagtcaaaattttgggttAACTCAAGATTTTGAGTTTCGGGGTtattaaatcaaaattttgagtttcgGGTTATctcaaattttttttgttttgtgcccCCTGGTAACAGTACAATGCTGCAACACGAAGACGAGGGTCTGCAAAGCTCTATAAAGCACTGACAACTGTGCCAGTGCCCTAACACCTGCTTTTGGGCTTAGAAAACTATGAACTCTTCCACTGCTAAAAAGTGTTCAGTTGTAGCTATAGAtccagtgaggtcagaggtgaaacTGCAGAGGTCACAGTTTAAGCTTTCTGGATATGCCCGAGAAGATGATTGTGAACTGGAGGTTTGCCTAATTTAAAATCAGATAAGGCTTTTCACTTTGGGAAGAACACCACATATTTCAATACAGAcagttttcaaattaaaaaataaaaaccatatAATGTCTTATATGACAATAACGCACACCTAGTCATATGTGACTGCTTAGCCTGCTTGCAGATGTTAAGCTAAGGGAAGCCAGATAAGGGAAAGATATCCTGTGTCTGTGAAACTTGTGTTGAAGAATATTTATATGTGACAGATAGTGGGTCCTCACTCAGCTGATTGGTCAATTCTTACCAAATGGATCATGTTTGCGCAGCACCAGTTTGTCTCTGAGTCGGTTCCTCTTTGTGTTGAAGAAGTATCCAGTCCCTGCAGCGCTCATCATCTGCACCAGGATGGTCCTGACAGGTGGGCAACACACAGTGAGGTGACTGCCATCTCAACACAAGACACTGACAACAGGCCTCATTCATGAGTGCACACGCAGAAATGTTCGTACTCTGTGCACAAAATTACCACTGGATTTGTGAACCATGTGCATTGGCCAATTTTGTTTGCACCACCGAGTGTATGTTAATGAATCAGAATCAATCTAAATTGTCAGGCTTGTACTCGCTACCTGCAATTGGCCCAGGTAAAGCAAAAAAGGACTGAAGAAACTGAGAGAACGGTGTCTGGTGAGGAGGAAGACTCAGAAGGCGCATCCTTCCTGTTAgtctaaaagaaacaaaatatttgaaCACAGActagaagaaaaagaaggaagcaggtggagaaaaaaaataaaatgagaaactCACTGAAAAACCGAATAAACAAGTGTACTCCTTGTGCtggtcccaagcccagataaataaGGAGAGCTGCATCAGGGAGGGCATCCGGCATAAAATCTTTACCAAATCAGAcatgttatgcttgatcggtGTAACTGTTCTAAGATAGCGTGGCTTTTATCATCTATTCATTCTTATGGCCTAAAGCATGAATTATACGTCTGTCCTCTGAATAGAAATAAATTCGGGTAAGAAAATCTTTGTGCGTAAAACGTCTGTCCGCAGGGTTTACGCACACATTTCTGCTTATGCACCGTTTGCGAATGAGGCCCAATGACTAAACTTTGTTTCATATAATCAATCAGTGCACTTACTTGGATTTTGCCTTCGCcactgtaaagaaaagaaagaacatgtATGTGAATCCAACAGTTATTGCTCAGCAGCACTCACAGAGTCACTGGATTTTAGTGGAAACTTACTAACAGCTAATCAGCACCAGCCCCAAAAGGTCCCAAAAGCTGTTATTGTTGGTGTGACTCTCCTAACCATCTGCATGAAATGAAATGCTACCCTTCGAGTAGCACAGGTGTTTTCTGGGCTTTCCAAACATCGCGTGTTTGCCGCTAGCTGTCCAGAAGCTACCTAATTCTCTAAGACACAACAAAACCCCTGAAAGCTCTAAGCACAAACTTAGAAATCagtttattataaaatattGCACGATGACTGCTCACAGGAGCGGTTACATATGCAAGAGCAGCTCACGTTTTAGCGTCACCTGACCGCACAACAGCTTTTAGAAGAGCTCTGTGTACGCATGCTGTTTGAGTACAATAATTTATAGAATTAGATACTCACAGTTCACTGTGGTGAGAAACATTTTCCAAGTTTTGAACAAAATTTGTCTGTTACAACATTACTGTCCGTAAAGGCAGGTCACATTGACTAACTATATATCcggtgaaaataaaaacacttccgGGTCATCTTAAAGGCGTATTTcactaaataaaatgtaagCTGTTGACCTTTTGACGGGTTTCTATAAAACTgatacacaataataataatgataataataataatcagaagaagaagaagaatcagAAGAAGAATCAGTTTAAACTAGTAATATCAATAACTTATTGAGCACCGAGAGAAAAACATCCAGTTTGGATTGTCTTAGCCCAGAAAGGAATGAATATTTATATAAaggaataaatatttatatatatatattatttagaTATTTTTGTAGTAATCCCCATTTAAAAGGTACTTGTTGGTAGTGATATTGGGATGGTGCCACTCCAATTCTCTTGTGGTTTTAAGGTGTGCCTTCGTCTTGCAgttacaaatacattttccgGTGCAGAATAAACAAGAAATCAGGTCTTTCTGGTCATCTTCCAAACGTTTTATTCATTGTCAAAATAAAGAGATGCAAGTGTGCATGATGAAAAACATCATAGTTTTTAACCTCAGACCACAATAATAGGGgtttatattttaatctttGACACTgatagagcagctttgcattatTGAGAATTCAAAACAATCAGTATTTATCTTCTAAGACATCCACTGTTTgaaaaaaagctgtttcagCTATTACAATTTTAAGCTAACCCTATTCTGATTGGCTACCCCTAGCAAACAATGAGGTCCCCGGGGCATCTGTGCTGGTTTACATTTGCtgggagagaaaatgaaaatttctaAGATTAGTCGTCTCAGGTGCCTCCCAGATAAACTAAATGTAGGATGTTACTAAAACACAGAGAcctgctgtctctctgtgttccaAATCTGGCACAACTGGTCAGCATCTGCTTGTTAATGAGCCTGCACATCCAGCCCAAGCACCAAGTGCTCCTTTTATTTGGACCATTGTGCTCTGTGTTGTGTGGTTGCTAGGATTAGTGCTGTTCAGTATAActggaaatgtgtgttttgaaaCAGACTTGTGGCAAACCTGTAAAACCATAGTTCCTTGTCCTGTTGTGTTTTAGTAAATCTGCCTTTGAGACAGAGAAGCTTTGTAGGGGTTCTCTGACATTTAAATTAAACACCTGTCCCTCTGTTTTGTGGCTAGCTGGAGAGCTTAGGTATTGGAGTTTTTCTAACCTATAGCTTAGcttgtgtttgttattttggcATTGGAGACCCTGCAGTCTATTAGTTTCATTTTGCTCATTTTGCTTTCCCTTACCTGTAttaattttgtacattttcactgtgtaaaaaaacattttttcactgAGTTGGAGCATCTTAAATAGCTTTGATTTGAGGTTTAAGATTTGCTTGGACCTACCTTTTTACATCCTGTGCCACTCCAGACTTCAAGTAAAGCTTTTAACATAACTGGGGGCTCGTCTGGGATTGGGATCTGTTACACCAGAACCAAAAATCATTCCCTGTGCAGTTTACAGGTTTTTGGCAGAATTTCATCTGAAGCCAACTTTCCTAACTCCTGctgaaaaaatacaataaacatGAAGGGAAGCTAGAGTTTGTTCAGTAGTCTTCTTATACTCATTACTAACTATTATTTTAGCTTTTGCCTGCTATTCATCTTCAAGTTTCAGTAGGGATGCATCCAAAGATTAGCACACCTCTTGTGAAACTTGCTGTACTCTGTCACTTCATGCCGCTAGCACCTTTCtatgccacgaagaattaagacagctctgaaggcaaaagtagGTCCAACACAGTATTAGCAAAGTGTATGtgataaagtgtccagtgagtgtatgtcTAGTCCTGTCTTCCCTTTTTTTCAGATCAGTGAGTCTTTTTTTGTCCCCTGATGTCCTCCATCCCTTTCCTTATGTATTGTCTTTTGCTTATTTGGGATTTAATTTTGAGATTTCctctttgttattgtttggaCTTTGCATTCGGGTACAAAGGACAAGGCATAACAACACTGTAGTCAGTGGAACACTTAACCTAGCTGCAGAGAATTTGTCCACATCACAATTTTCccaattttccttttttgataTCTAGAAGAACTTTAACTTGAGCTTTGCTGCTCCAACCCAAGTCATTTGGTCGGCTTTGCTTCATCTCATTTCACCTAAACTTAATTCATAAAAATGTGGTTcaaagaaatcacataaaaatgaaGGCGTCATGGAATAAGCTGACAATGATACTAGTTGTTGGTGGTCATAATGTCTCTGGCCTCAGGCAGAGGAAATAGACAAAGGGCTTTTCTGGGATGTTCCAAAATCTTAGAGAGTTTTATCTCTCAGAGACAGATGAATGGCTCTGATATGTCACAGAAACCCCCTCAAGTCCTCAGGAAGTAGTAACTTCATAGCCTTTTCATGTGGCCATGGAAGAACAGTGTGTGGTGAGAATCTAACCTGCTCCTCAGTGCATGACTAACACAACTCACTGGTTTCACTCTCATGACTTTCATTTCTCTCATTGTAATGTAGGTTTTGCACTTTGATGTTAATAAAGTAGTAAACAGGAACCAGCATCACCTGATGTCATTAAAGGTTGCATGATGGGAGTCGGATCAGAAAAAGTAGttgacattttaaatttaattggtGTTATGATCCAGAATAATTTGtcaatatttctttattttgtcatcACTGGTTcagattttgttgtttgtacCTGTAGATTAGATATTTAGATAGATTTGCTTAGATCGTGTCTTTCAGTGGATGAGTCACCCAGCCTTgcatggaaaataaataatccatACCACATCATGTAAGATATAAAAGCAGTGATTTCTTTAACTGAGTGACAGCTAATGAAACAAAGCTGTTGTTACACAGTATTGTTCTGCACTTCATCCAGAACAAATAAACTGACACTtgccaaccaaccaaccaaccatcgTAATTATCAACTGAAAAAGCCAACCACAAACTGTTGTATGGGGAAACTGGCTCACCAATCAGCCTGCTAGACCATTTAATAATTTGAGTGAGATTATGTTCTTAATAAAGAAGCATCCGagccatccattcatccatccatttttttagtCAGGTTGCACAAGGTTATTTAAGACATCACTATGGACGCAGCACCAATCATCCTGTCAATCTCATGCTCCACCTTCCACTCACTCATAACTCACTCACTTGGAGCAACAACAACTCTCCCCCAACCTGCATGGAGCAATCCATCTTTTTCCAACTGCTATACACTCAGGTGTAAAACTCAGTTTTGGATCAGTAACTCTTACGAGATATGCCTTAGATATGTTTAACTGAAGATAGGAATCCTcacaccatttaaaaaaatcgcAGAGGTGCAGGCCATGACTGGTCTTGTTGCCCTGGAGATATCTAACTAATAACAGTCATATCTTCATAGTCTGCATGGTCCCTTTTTTATACCTGCTCTGACACATACTGTGTAGAGGACGAATAATACTAtatactataataataataccataGGGGCATATTCAAACActgagtgaagaaaaacaataatgaGCAAAATGCATGAGGAATGGCCTTAAAACAAGGAACATCTTTTATGTcataaagaagaaagaagaaggatTCGTATCTTCAAAGTAAAGTACAAATATGACAACATTAAAATACTccaatacagaaaaaaactcTCAGGAAAATCTGTGAGGTTTAAGTGTCAAGTGATGTGGTTCCTTAGGGGGAAAAATATTCTTCTGTGTATCAACATGTAAAAACATCAGTGATGATGTCTTTATGTGTTAGACTCCTACACACTGTCCAAGTCTGAAGACTCCTGTGGGTAGAAAGCCACCGGTGGAAGATTCCACTCTTACCCCAGGTGGAAGTTTATGACTTAAAGTCTGAAATTCAgagggtttttttcttcattttttcctctcttagcTCTATAATgtatacatccatccatccatccatccatccattcacttccgcttatcctgttcagggtcgcgggggggctggagcctatcccagctgtcatagggcgagaggcagggtacaccctgtacaggtcgccagcctgtcgcagggccaacacagagagacaaacaacctttcacactcacattcatgctctcattcacacctatgggcaatttagattagccaattaacctaaccccagtaagtgcatgtctttggaatgtgggaggaaaccggagtacccggaggaaacccacgcaagcacggggagaacatgcaaactccacacagagagtgtatacaataaaaatatatttctttttacaTACAATGGCATTGCAATGCAATTTGAAAGTAAGTAAATactgtttaatttttcatgtcaTCAAACCCATTTTGGCCAGTTGTTTCATGGTACCCtgcgttctctctctctctctctcctggtgCGTTTCCTGCCTGCCCTTTGAGATCCTCCCAGAGGCGTGCCATACCAGATGGCTGGAATTCCAGTAGACGCACCTGCCTTCCATTATCCCATCATTCTCCGTCACAGAGAAGGACTGGCTCAACCTCCACTTGCCTCCAGATCATTACAGCAATGCTATGGTAACTAGTCTGGCTCAGTTGAGAAACTAAATTATTATTGAATGATTTTTCCCGGAACTTGCCTCCACATTTTGTCCTTCTGCCCTAGGTCCCTGTACcaacaccccaccaccaccaccaccacacacacaaacagagaacaTCCTCACCCTGCCTGCCCACCTTCCA is part of the Archocentrus centrarchus isolate MPI-CPG fArcCen1 chromosome 22, fArcCen1, whole genome shotgun sequence genome and encodes:
- the mrpl33 gene encoding large ribosomal subunit protein bL33m; this translates as MFLTTVNLAKAKSKTILVQMMSAAGTGYFFNTKRNRLRDKLVLRKHDPFVNKHVLFFEKRKIRSI